TGTCTGTAAAAGGAGAAGTTCATTCAACCATGCACTTTTAAAGACAAAATTTTAGTAGGATTCACAAGATATGGAGTTGTCAAGTTATCATTGTATGTAAAGTAACACGGTGAGCTAGTTGACATTTTAGATTGAAAACTCAAGTCTTTCTTGCATTGAAGAGTTTCAGAAATTTTTAAGGATGGCAAATAGGATCTATTTCCGTTTAGGGGGAAAGTCTCATGACTTAACGAAATCACAATCTGCTTCAGAAACTTGGTTTGAGTGGGTAGAGAGTGCCAAGCTCTACATGAGGAGGATGCAACTTAGTAGAGCTGCTTTAGGGTGGCTATGCAAAAGATTAAAAGAGGCTTCTGAAATTAAAGGAAAGTCATTCAAGACTTGGAGGTGCAGAGATGTGACTACCCACATTTATTGTACTCTGAAGTTCAATAATTTTTGGGAGATTTATTTCGGTTATCACAGTTAATGGAGAAGAGAGATCAGTCATTATTCTGCAAGATAACTCATTTAATGAAGGATCGACCATGCTATCGACAAAAATAGAGTCTTTCATTATTAAAAACTTACAGTCACAAGTAAATGCTAATGCAGGGGAAACGAGTACAAAGGGGGACAAAGGTAAGGGGAGTTACATGGGTGCTATCCAAAAGAACAGATGGACTACAAGTGACGCCCTAAACAGTGACAATGGCGAGAGAGATCCGTTGAAAAGAAGTCTGATTGGCAGTTTCCCAGATTTTGACGAGATCCCAACTCGTAATGATCTAAGGAAATGGGTCCAACAAACTAGGAAAGGCATCTTCAACATACAGATCTTCGATCTGAATGGTATTCAGTTTCTCTTTGAATTTCAATCTAGAAGAGATGCAGAGTACGTACTTTCTGGAAGATGGAAGAGAAACAATTATTTTATGGAGCTACACTGGTGGTCTCCGACAACTGGGGCCATATCAACACAAAAAGTTTGACTGGTTCTGGGTCCGTATCTTAGGACTTCCTCTCCAGCTCTGGTCGGAGGAGGTGATGAAGGAGAATGGTAACCAATGCGGTGGGTGGATCGAAACAGAAGAAAAATTAGTTACATCCTATTGAAGAATTCATAGAACATAGgagaagattgaagaacaagaaCTCTCTGGCGAAAGTTGAATCTTCACTCCAAAAGCTTAATGAACTTGATATCCTTGAACAATAAAACGACTATGGTGAATGTCAAAATTAACCTAAGAAAAAGTGTAAAAGAATCTCTTCTAAAAACATGCTTAGTCGCCTTTGGTTTTCCTAAAAAGTTGTGTTGAGAGAATGAGCCCTAACATAAGTATCTATAAGTTTTGGGTTTTGACTCAATTTTCCAATTATGAGCGAAATAGGAGTCTGGTCAACAGACCGCCCACATGTTCTGAGGTCTCAATTGCTTATTTGGAAAAGCTGCTGAAATGCTCCAGCAGGTCAGGGTTGtcattatgagcattatcaaaatccAATTTTCACCCATTCTGAAGTTTCATTAGCGTGTGCTGCGGGAAAGACTTCTCCCTCCACATTACCCGAAGTCTGAATCTCTTTGAAGTTTGAGATGCATGTGTTGGCAGCACAGCTTTGATAGTAGAACTTCAGACAGCCCTTTCGACTCTTGGAATCTTCATATGTGTGTGTTGGGAACATGTCTGCTGCTCGCACATCATCTGGGAACTTGTCTTTTCTGAAGTTGGTAATATTGAGATAAATTTTATTGTTTACGTATCCAATTAAGCTAATGCGACTAAAACCAAAACACCATTAAACGTACCATGGCCCTCTAACCCTTCTTTTGCTTCTAATTAAGTAACAAGATTAAGATTGGGCATCTAAATCACTTTTATATAAAATAGGCAAATAAAAATTTTCCCATGCCCCTCTTTTAaccttccctttttttttttggataagtaAATGTGTTCCATAACCTCATGGTTGTCTAGCGATGGAGTAGAAGATGATCCACGTCCTCGTCCACCTTCTTACACATCTGACACCAACTAGCACAAACAACCTTTTGCTTTTTAAGATTTTCCACTATCAAAAAGACCCCTCTAGTAGCTCATCAAATGAATAAAGCACACCTTCCTCCGCACCCAGGGGATCCATATTGCATTATATGGAAAATCCATCTCCTCTCTGTCCAAAAGTTTCTCATAAAAGGATTTTACAGAGAACACTTCATTATTTCCCGAGCCCCAACACCAAGCATCAAATTGTCAATCAGATTTACTTTCCTATGAAGTAAGGCTAACAGTACTATGAAATTCAGTAACTTACCAATCTTAAAATTCCTTTCTAAATCTCAAATCCCAAAAAGCCTCTCCTCCTTCTTGTTGCCCCCTAATTTACTGGATTGCCAAGTCTCTTTGGCAAGAAATTCTATAGAGACTCTGAAATTTCATCTTTCATCCCTACACTAGTTCCTCCTATCTCCGACCTTGAATGAGATATATTCCCAAAAATAATTCCATCCCTTCATGGTATTCCTCCACAATCCATATTCAAAAGGCGAGGTGATATCTCTAGTTCTCCAATCCCCTTTCATAATCCCATATTTATCTGCTATCACCCCTTCCACATAGCATGCACCTCCACCTCAAACCTCCAAAGCCATTTACCCAGTAAAGATTTATTAAAAATCTTTTAATCTTTGATTTCAAGGCCTCCAACCTTTTTTTAGAAGAATTGACAGTCTCTCACCGCACCAAGTGAAACTTCCGTCGTATCCAAAAGAAAAGTTTCTCTGGAACCTTTCCAATTTTTCAGTTACTGAAGTTGGAGACTGAAACAAAGACTTATAGTAAGTGGAGATGCCCGATAAAGTACTCTTAATGAGCACTTTCCTTCCTGCCCTTAGACAAATATCCTTTTTGCCACCTTGCTAGTCTCTTTTTGACCCTCTAAAGTCTGAAGAATCGAATTCCACACTATGATCACTTTATGTTACTCCAAGATATGTAGTTGGAAGGACCCCAATTTTGCAATTCAAGACTTGAGTGAGCGATCAATGTCATTCTCCTCCCCCACAGGAATAATCTCACGCTtcctcaaattaattttaaggCCAGATACCACCAGAAACCAAGTGAGGACTTGGCCTAAATAATCTATTGGAGTCTCATCTGCATCACCTGCATCACAAAAAACCAAGGTGTCATCTGCAAACAACAAGTGAGAAACCGATACTGTCCCTACACTCCCAACCACCGCATCGTAGCCCTTCAAGTAACCTCCCAAGAAAGTTCTATCCATCATCCCACTCAAAGTTTCCATAACTAGAATAAACAACATTGGTCGTAGGGGGTCCCTTGTTTAAAACCCCTCGAACTCCCATAGAAACCACATGGGTTTCCATTCAGCAACACACAAAATATCACCAAAGAGATGCAAAAGTGAGTCCATTTCCTCCACTTGTCCCAAAATCCCATGTGAAGCCTAATGGAATTTAGGAATTTCAGTTCACATTCTTCCACAAAATCATAATGTTAGTTAATAAGGTGGAAAGCTGAGTTAGTCTTTCCATTCTATTTCCTGATGCTTCTTATTTTGTGGCCTCACATGCTACATATGGATAATCATTCATTTCTCAACTTGTCTTCTCAAGTATACGTCTggctacttgtcattcttttgaATCGTTTGAGAAAAAAATCCCATGTGAAGCATAACGGAACTTAGGAATTCCAGTTCACATTCTTCTACAAAATCATAATGTCAGTTAATAAGGTGGAAAGCTGAGTTACTCTTTCCATTCTATTTCCTGATGCTTCTTATTTTGTTGCCTCACATGCTATATATGGATAATCTTTCATTTCCCAACTTGTCTTTTCAAGTATATGTCTAGCTACTTGTCATTCATTTGAATCgtttgagaaaaaatgaaaatgaatggAAGTGATTATGACTGTATTTCTGGACCGTGAACTGAAGTCATCATTCTATTGATGGGAATATAAAGAGAaaaggaacaagaaaaaaaaagaagggcaaaGAAAGAGGCAGTATATTAGCAGTTCGAAGCAATGGAGAGTATTGCTGCAGTTAAATCTGTTGAGCCTATGCCTTTTCCTCAACTAAAAACAACTGATATCATCACATCTGTAACCTATTGCTTTCTGTTGGTGTAGGATGTTCACACAGAACTTATACAATACAGGAGGGCTCAGATGATTAAACAAGGAATTGTCAATGAAGAACTTAATGTTGATTCACATGCTCAGAAAAGAAATGGATCGTGCCCACTCAGGCCAGAAGAGGTACTTTCGAATTTTCTCCTCAAATCTTTATAAACAGTTTATTGATCTGGCTTGAAGTACAGTTTTGTAAGTAGCGTTGCAATATATTACATCTAGAGCTACCTTTTGATGCAGAGATTTTTTAGATAACATCCATATAGTgcacttaattttttatttttttttgggttgttACCATCTCATAGTTTGATCTCCAGTTCGGACTTCTCTAAATACAGACGAAGGGCCTTCATGTTCCTAAGTTTACTTTAGGCTCTAAATTCTTTTCTCACAATTGGTAAGAGATTGTGGTTTCATTATTAGCTTGCCAATTGATGTGGAGATGAGAGATTAGGGCACTCTAATGATCAatacagttttttttttaaatcaggaAAATAAGAAGTATAATTGATGTAAAAACAAATAGCATAAACAGAATGCTGTTACAGGTTACATCCATAAGAGAAAAGAGTAAGAACTTTATTGAAAGTGTAGCAAACTAATGAAATCAATCATGCTGTTCGGCTCTATCAGATATGCCGACCCCATATTGCAGCAAAAACTAAGCATGGATATACAATTGAATTTTAGCTTAACTACACTGTTCTCCTTGTCTATGAAAACTCGTGCATTTCTTTCCTTCCAGAGAACTTACCAAATTCTGGAGATATTTCATAGAGGAACTGTTGATAATTCAAACCCTCTTTATTGCTCATTGGTTGAGCTTGGGAAGGTTGGTGCTAATGCTCTCTAGTTATAAATCCAAGTTCTTTCGTTCACAGAATTACATGGTCTGTGACCCTTGAACTATAACATTTCCTATGTAAAACCCTCCTGCAGTTTCAAGTAGCATGGAGGGTGGTTCTACGCTCTTTATTGTGTGTGAGAGCTAGAAAATAGGACAAAAGAGCATGGTGGCATTCATATTTGCCCCTTTACTATTGGAAAAGGAATAATATTGCCCTCCGTTATACTATCGGTCCATATATGCCCTTAATGTTATACTTCCTCCGGTCCAAAATATGTGGGGGGAAGTAGGAGAGTTTGTAGATTTAATTGGCAAAATATAATTGTAAGGGATTCTGGGCAGGGGTTTAAGCACCCTTTTGATGCTTGTAATATTTCCAACTTAGCACCTTTTTCTGGGGTGGCTAAGTTTTTACTGGATACAACTGTTACTtgtcttcaaaaaaataaaaataaaaatttctgaCACTTTTTCTATGTTCCAAACACTTTTTCAATGTTCCAAAATGAATGAATTTTTCAAAGTCCAAAgatgtataaattattttttttcaaaattacctTTCTGTTTAATGGGTTCTTCAACTATTTCTAgttttaagaaaagtttgggAAGAAACAAAAGGATTATATTGACAGATTACcctttaattaatatattatattgaCAGATTTCcctttaattaatataattaactaACTTTTTATGGGGTGTGCCACAcccaaaaattcatttatttagtaCCATCAGTCCATATGCCCTTAATGttataaaaatgacaaatttGACTTTCATCTGTTAATCCCATCCATTTTAGCCAAAATGGCATGTCAACTCACCACACCAACTCTTCTTCTTCCACCACTATCTGAAGCCGCCAACACTTGACCATGTGTACCATCCATTTCTAGGTGACATTTGGTTGGCAGTATAACAGAAAATAATCTTCACATAAAATTAAACACTGTTTCTACAATATTTCCACGTTAACATTAGCATAATTTATTAGAATGTTTGGTTTAAGTTATTTTTCCCCACAACTTTAAAAGAATCTTAaattagctacaaactttgtTGCTAAATCGCTCGTAGCTAACATCTTTTTTTGATAGTCGGTCGCTAATTCATCACTAAATAGGATTAATGACCGATTTTGCTATTTAGCTACATAATTCGTCAgtgttaattttctttttctttttaaagcaGTGATGGGAGTTTTAGATACTCTTATTATCAGCTGGTATGTTTATGTTTGGAGTAGAGTAAATCTACTGATGCATGCACATGCGTAGATGCTCTTTTTGGCCTATTTTCTAGTTCTCACACACTACAAAGAGAGTAACTCTCCATGTCACTTGGTACTGCAGGTTTTTTTTAGATAGGAAATGTTATATTTCAGGGGGTAACAACAACAGCCCCTAGTTTAAGTATTGAACTGATAAAAACGTGGATAGTTTAAGGGGTTTCGAGGTACtagcttaaaaaaaaaaaaagaatcggATGTTCTGCTATAGTTGTAAGTTTATGCTATACTGAGCTACtgcttcttattcttcttccttcccctttcttaaattttgttttactTAGCTTCATATACATGGGAATAAGCATGAAGATGAGTATGCTAATAGGTTAAGTTCTCGCTTGTCATTGTCTTCCAGATCTTCAACACCTCATATGTCAAAACTTTTTCTTGATCTTTAACACCTCATGTGTCAATTTTTTGTTAAGGTTTTCTCTCCTTTATTTCTTTTCTGGAGTAAAAGGTACATGTAGtaagataaaatttttaaaacaattttgTTGTATCTACTAACAATATTGTTATAACttcaaattaaaacaaatataatCGGGGTTGCATGGTAAGACAAGGGACCATGAGATGAGAGGTGTGGATGTGTAAGGTGGTGTATTTGGAGAGGCTTTAAGAGCATAATAGAAAGAATGCTTCCTCATAATATTActttaaaagaaaaggaaaacgaGATAAAGAAAATCCAATCTGCAGGTTAGCAAAgaacatctttttttttataaccaACGAATCCCTGAGGACCAATAGGGCATGGTTCGAAAATCAGTGGATAATGGGCCCGCTCATCTACCCTTCTTCacaaaaattccaagtatttgtCTGTGGTAGGTTAGTAAAGAACACCTTTGTCAAGAGACTACCTCACTGATTGACCCGATCTTCTTTATTGCTTTCTGCTACTGTCCTCTTTCCAAAAAAATCCTTAAAGAGGAAACAATTGCGTAAATTGAAACTGTTAGTCGAAAacagaagaaaaggagaaaagggcgtggcctagtggtcaatgaatgGGGTTGAGAATCATGAGGTCTCAGATTCAAATCTAAGGTGATTTTCTCCCATCTTTCCTAGCTTTTACATGTTGCAGGagggaggtgacaggtatcccaTGGAATTAGTCGTGCGTGCAAGATGGCCTGGACACCATAGTTAtcaaaaaaaagaggagaaaaggaaaacaaGGGAAATTGGAGAGAAAGTAGACGTCGTGCGCATGTTGTGTTACCAACTTTTTATCCCTCATATTCTGTAATTACAGACTGAAGATAATTGTGAATATGCATGGttgtcatcattttatttcttaataatttttttatacatttttgtaaaatttaggttGGCCTTATGCTTCGAGCCATGGGTTATCCACCTAGAACAAGAATATACATATCAGGTTCTGAAACCTTTGGCGGACAACGGGTTATGATTCCTTTACGCGCCATGTATACCAATTTAGTTGATCGCACTTCTTTGTGCAGCAAAAAAGAGTTAGCCAGTTTAGTTGGCCCCGAAACCCCCCTTATTCCTGATCCAGATCAGCTTCTACCCGTAAAAAGTCCAAATCAACTAAAGTCAGAATGGGATAAGGCTGGACCCCGGCCAAGGCCTCTACCACCTCCTCCTGATCGACCTATTTATCGACATGAAAAAGAAGGCTGGTACGGATGGATCACAGAGAAAGATGTGGAACCAGAACTTTCTCCCAATGATCAGAGGGAGCAAGCACACCGACTACTATGGGATGCTCTTGATTACATAGTCTCGGTTGATGCTGAAGTTTTTTTTCCTGGTTTTGACAATGATGGTAGTGGGCCTGATTTTGCGAGCTTGGTGATGGGGCACCGTCTTTATGAGATGGCATCTGCAAGAACATTTCGCCCAAACAGGTAAACTGATAACACTCCTGGTCTTTTCTCTGTTTGGTGTTTATGCATTTCTTTGTATTCTACCTTCACTTTCTGAAATGTTTCTTGTATATGCAGGAAATATCTTGCAGAGCTCTTTAATACTACTGCCGATCATCTTTATTATCCACCTCGTAATTGGACTTTTGCTGTCAGAGAACATCTCAACAAAAGCCTGGCAGAAGAGGGCCTTTTGCAGGAATATAATCTATCAAAATCAAAGTTCTTCCTCTCTCACCCTGTTCCAGAATGCTCATGTTCAACTGTCAAGGCTACTGATGTTGTGCATTCAGAGAAGAATAACAATCTACATCTGTTGTTTGAAGGGCAGGATGAGTGCCCCAAATGGATGCAACAACTAAGAACTCAAGAGACTAATGCTGATGAAGTTGATTCTCAAGAAGATGAGACTGATTTAGACGGGCAGTCAGAATTCGAAGGATACAATGGAACTGATGCAATTCCATCCCTTGAACAGGACGCGGAAATGGATCCTGATGATTAGGATTAGATGTACATATCTTGCCATCGTATTCTTGTGCATTTTCCTC
The Capsicum annuum cultivar UCD-10X-F1 chromosome 6, UCD10Xv1.1, whole genome shotgun sequence DNA segment above includes these coding regions:
- the LOC107873030 gene encoding protein EMBRYO SAC DEVELOPMENT ARREST 30, translating into MKSKIKWAALGGLVLSFVSLLVHLFLAKSSADLVQYTAITAVFTDDLTPTLATRKGHWFRKLWGNIKSLEPLHPYPNPRSTYTAAVEQNNGFIYAKISGSFEKIRNSIVDLVVVSRLLNATLVIPEIQESARSKGISSKFKSFSYLYNEDQFIAALANDVIIVKSLPPILREARRRKEYQIFKPKNSASLSFYTSEVLPKLKKAKVIGLILTDGGCLQSGLPPSMAEYQRLRCRASFHALQFRPEIEALGKLMVERLRASGQPYLAYHPGLKRDALAYHGCAEIFQDVHTELIQYRRAQMIKQGIVNEELNVDSHAQKRNGSCPLRPEEVGLMLRAMGYPPRTRIYISGSETFGGQRVMIPLRAMYTNLVDRTSLCSKKELASLVGPETPLIPDPDQLLPVKSPNQLKSEWDKAGPRPRPLPPPPDRPIYRHEKEGWYGWITEKDVEPELSPNDQREQAHRLLWDALDYIVSVDAEVFFPGFDNDGSGPDFASLVMGHRLYEMASARTFRPNRKYLAELFNTTADHLYYPPRNWTFAVREHLNKSLAEEGLLQEYNLSKSKFFLSHPVPECSCSTVKATDVVHSEKNNNLHLLFEGQDECPKWMQQLRTQETNADEVDSQEDETDLDGQSEFEGYNGTDAIPSLEQDAEMDPDD